Below is a genomic region from Luoshenia tenuis.
GCAAACATTTATTTTGGCAAATGCTGCGCAGGCTGTAAAGACCTGTGCGGTTTTTGCGTTTTAGCTGAACGATCCCCGGTTATAAAACGGACTTAGGAAGGATGTTAACGTTTGGGTGAATAGGGCCTTTAAAGCAGTTTATATATTAGGAAAAAAGAAGTAAAAAACATGTTGCAAATACGACCGGAAGGGCGTAACATTTTTAATGTATAGGAAACACCTCTGAGGAAACACCTCTGAGGAAACACCTCTGAGGAAACACCTCTGAGGAAACACCTCTGAGGAAACACCTCTGAGGAAACACCTCTGAGGAAACACCTCTGAGGAAACACCTCTGAGGAAACACCTCTGAGGAAACACCTCTGAGGAAACACCTCTGAGGAAACACCTCTGAGGAAAGGCACATCATGTCCTCGGGGGGAAAATAGTAGTAGCAAGCCGCCCCTTTCGAGGAGAAAAGAAAGGGGTATCTTTTATGAAGAAGGCAAAAAGGCTGCTGGTTGTTTTACTGTGTTGCGCCCTAACGCTTGGACTGATTCCGATGGCCGCAGCCGCAGCGGAGCCCATAGCGGCGGTTTCCCTGTCCGTAAGCGGTTATGGGATCGGCCAGCCGATGGCAGATGCTAACATTACGACGACTACGCAGGGCGTTACCTTAACCGCTATTGGGGGCTGGCGGGATGCCCAATATAATGAAGTGACAGGGAAGTTTGAAAAAGGGATACGCTACTGTCACTACATTAGCCTGAAAGCGGAAGATGGGTATTTATTACCGGCTATGACGAACGACAACATAAAGGACCTTATAACGGTCAACGGTAAAAAGCCCACATATGCCTTTGTAACGAAAACCGAGGCCGACGGCAGCGTGCAGATCGTCTTTTTTATGGATGCGTTAAGTGAGCAAGTGGATACGCTAGCGCTTACCGTCAAGAATCTGGTCGTAGGGAATACCTGGGCCGAGAGCAATGTAACGGCGGATTCCGAGAAGGTATTTGTACAGAATGCGAAACTTATCTATAAAGGCGTAGTCAGCGACCATGATATTCCGGTAACCGATCCGCTGCAGGCGCACACCGCCTACCAACTGTACCTTTATATTTGGACCAACAGCGGCTACAGTTTTGATGTAAGCAATATTCAAAAAGAGGATGTGACCGTGCGGGTCAACGGCCAGACCGTAACGCCCGTGGCGATTCGGGATGGCGGCGACAATGGGAGAAGCATTGTAATGGATGTGGATATGCCGCTTTTGCATAACTATGGTGCTTATCAGTACGACGAAAACCAACACTGGCAGGAATGCCAAGATGCCGACTGCCCGGATAAAGAGGGCAGCATCCGCTACTCGATGGCGAGCCACAGCTTTGGGGATTGGACGGAAGTAAAGGCGCCCACGGAAACAGAGCAAGGAAGCAAGGAGCGTGCCTGCGTATGCGGCTATAAGGAAACGGACATAGTTTCTGCAACGGGGCATGTTGAAACCGAGATCATCAACGCGAAAGAGGCGACTTGTACCGAGGAAGGATACACGGGCGA
It encodes:
- a CDS encoding LPXTG cell wall anchor domain-containing protein yields the protein MKKAKRLLVVLLCCALTLGLIPMAAAAAEPIAAVSLSVSGYGIGQPMADANITTTTQGVTLTAIGGWRDAQYNEVTGKFEKGIRYCHYISLKAEDGYLLPAMTNDNIKDLITVNGKKPTYAFVTKTEADGSVQIVFFMDALSEQVDTLALTVKNLVVGNTWAESNVTADSEKVFVQNAKLIYKGVVSDHDIPVTDPLQAHTAYQLYLYIWTNSGYSFDVSNIQKEDVTVRVNGQTVTPVAIRDGGDNGRSIVMDVDMPLLHNYGAYQYDENQHWQECQDADCPDKEGSIRYSMASHSFGDWTEVKAPTETEQGSKERACVCGYKETDIVSATGHVETEIINAKEATCTEEGYTGDKVCKGCGEVLEKGTVIAKLPHNYVDGKCSVCGAADPSVKPAEATPTPVAETTDGTATETATPKTGETNNMMVWAALLLLSSLGIAGTVLYGRKKAAK